One region of Streptomyces sp. NBC_00442 genomic DNA includes:
- a CDS encoding ricin-type beta-trefoil lectin domain protein: protein MPSPSLRRTGAAALLAAALTVPLTATGAFASPASPSAPTTAARSAPSAVTPPMGWNNWAHYMCDISERTVVRNADALVSSGLAAKGYSTVTVDDCWMAKSRDGAGRLVADPVRFPHGMAWLGSYLHARGLKFGIYEDAGSATCEGYPGSGRPQGGGDDHFAQDTDTFASWGVDYLKLDGCNMYVAPGQSKEDAYRQAYDSEAAALRDSGRDIVFSESAPAYFQPNTEWGSPDWFSVLSWVGKDGQLWREGTDIVVYNPQKPNASRWASVLHNYGYNRWLGRYAEPGNWNDPDFLLAGDPGLSADEGRSQVALWAMMAAPLILSSDVASLTPAGLSALGNAGLIAVDQDALGRQAGVVATDGATDVLARPLAGGDRAVAVLNRSSAARTVSTSLASIGLPGCRVSAKNLWTGARSSTSSALTATVPAHGTAIWRLTPGGGCAPAVPTGQLTGNGANCADVSGGGTANGTPVVLNPCTGGAGQRWTLAGDSTVRSLGKCLTASGGAGGAAVLSSCTGDDAQRWTPDPDGALVNAGSGLCLDVYGGGTAAGTRLDAWTCGAHQSNQTWALPV, encoded by the coding sequence GTGCCGTCACCTTCGCTCCGCCGGACCGGAGCCGCAGCCCTGCTGGCAGCCGCCCTGACCGTCCCGCTGACGGCGACCGGGGCCTTCGCCTCGCCCGCCTCCCCCTCCGCCCCGACCACGGCCGCCCGCAGCGCGCCGTCGGCCGTCACCCCGCCGATGGGGTGGAACAACTGGGCCCACTACATGTGCGACATCAGCGAACGGACCGTCGTGCGCAACGCCGACGCGCTGGTCTCATCGGGCCTCGCCGCCAAGGGCTACTCCACCGTCACCGTGGACGACTGCTGGATGGCCAAGAGCCGGGACGGCGCGGGCCGTCTCGTGGCCGACCCGGTGCGGTTCCCGCACGGCATGGCCTGGCTCGGCTCCTATCTGCACGCGCGCGGCCTGAAGTTCGGCATCTACGAGGACGCGGGCTCGGCCACCTGCGAGGGATACCCCGGCAGCGGCCGTCCCCAGGGCGGCGGGGACGACCACTTCGCCCAGGACACCGACACGTTCGCGTCGTGGGGCGTCGACTACCTCAAGCTCGACGGCTGCAACATGTACGTGGCCCCCGGCCAGAGCAAGGAGGACGCCTACCGTCAGGCGTACGACAGCGAGGCCGCGGCCCTGCGGGACTCCGGCCGCGACATCGTCTTCTCCGAATCGGCCCCCGCCTACTTCCAGCCGAACACCGAATGGGGCAGCCCCGACTGGTTCTCCGTGCTGTCGTGGGTCGGCAAGGACGGCCAGCTGTGGCGCGAGGGCACCGACATCGTCGTCTACAACCCGCAGAAGCCGAACGCGAGCCGCTGGGCGAGCGTGCTGCACAACTACGGCTACAACCGCTGGCTCGGCCGCTATGCCGAGCCCGGCAACTGGAACGACCCCGACTTCCTGCTGGCCGGAGACCCCGGCCTGAGCGCCGACGAGGGGCGCAGCCAGGTGGCGCTCTGGGCGATGATGGCCGCCCCGCTGATCCTCTCCTCCGACGTGGCATCCCTGACCCCGGCCGGGCTCTCGGCCCTCGGCAACGCCGGGCTCATCGCCGTCGACCAGGACGCCCTCGGCCGGCAGGCGGGGGTGGTCGCCACCGACGGCGCCACCGATGTGCTGGCCCGGCCGCTCGCCGGCGGTGACAGGGCCGTGGCCGTGCTCAACCGCTCGTCCGCCGCGCGGACCGTGTCCACGAGCCTCGCCTCCATCGGCCTGCCCGGCTGCCGGGTGAGCGCCAAGAACCTGTGGACCGGGGCGCGTTCGTCCACGTCGTCGGCGCTGACCGCGACCGTCCCCGCCCACGGCACCGCGATCTGGCGGCTCACCCCGGGCGGCGGGTGCGCCCCGGCGGTCCCGACGGGGCAGCTCACCGGCAACGGCGCGAACTGCGCGGACGTGTCCGGCGGCGGCACCGCGAACGGCACCCCGGTGGTCCTGAATCCGTGCACCGGCGGCGCCGGCCAGCGCTGGACCCTGGCCGGCGACTCCACCGTGCGCTCGCTCGGCAAGTGCCTGACCGCGAGCGGCGGCGCGGGCGGCGCGGCCGTCCTGTCCTCGTGCACGGGTGACGACGCCCAGCGCTGGACGCCCGACCCGGACGGCGCGCTGGTCAACGCGGGCTCGGGACTCTGCCTCGATGTGTACGGAGGTGGCACGGCCGCCGGCACCAGGCTGGACGCCTGGACCTGCGGCGCCCATCAGTCCAACCAGACCTGGGCGCTGCCCGTGTGA
- a CDS encoding response regulator transcription factor, producing MVRVVVVDDEAMVCGFLRTILGSADDIEVVAEAHDGAAGVAAVQRHRPDVVLMDLRMPGMDGITAIERLARGGDMPPVVVLTTFDADQYVLRALRAGASGFLVKSTPPEDLIGLVRVAAEGHTVLSPAAARRLVAASTDALSARDRARDRVARLTEREVEVLAGLGEGLSNARIAARLHLSEATVKGYVSRMLDKLECANRTQAGLLAHDAGIVAP from the coding sequence GTGGTGCGCGTGGTGGTGGTGGACGACGAGGCGATGGTCTGCGGGTTCCTGCGGACCATCCTCGGCTCGGCCGACGACATCGAGGTGGTGGCCGAGGCGCACGACGGCGCGGCGGGCGTGGCGGCGGTCCAGCGCCACCGGCCCGACGTCGTCCTGATGGATCTGCGGATGCCGGGCATGGACGGGATCACCGCCATCGAGCGGCTGGCGCGCGGCGGGGACATGCCGCCGGTCGTGGTGCTCACGACGTTCGACGCCGACCAGTACGTCCTGCGGGCGCTGCGCGCCGGCGCCTCCGGCTTCCTGGTGAAGTCGACCCCGCCGGAGGATCTCATCGGCCTGGTACGGGTGGCCGCCGAGGGGCACACCGTGCTGTCGCCCGCCGCGGCCCGCCGGCTCGTCGCGGCCTCGACCGACGCCCTGTCGGCCCGCGACCGGGCCCGCGACCGGGTCGCCCGGCTGACAGAGCGGGAGGTCGAGGTCCTCGCGGGCCTGGGGGAGGGGCTCTCCAACGCGCGGATCGCGGCCCGCCTCCATCTGTCGGAGGCGACCGTCAAGGGGTACGTGTCGCGCATGCTCGACAAACTGGAATGCGCCAATCGCACCCAGGCGGGTCTGCTCGCCCACGACGCGGGCATCGTGGCCCCGTAG
- a CDS encoding Type-2Aa cytolytic delta-endotoxin has translation MVDRATTTRAAFKTVVEVGQDALGQVRAAEAVLQEAIAPATGDFDFGAVRSAARALPDSTLVKIIPGFGLQETAPVQVMVLTLKQAVRQALVEPFGNHAFWERTDAALAQVFLGLGDQEGEAHLTFRDGADGTRYFCNLLFALQDEETDGHLYLVAFRVEVTVGADRAALLSLGAEDTVAVTLRVDAISVRQELAPTG, from the coding sequence ATGGTTGACCGGGCCACCACCACAAGGGCCGCGTTCAAGACGGTCGTCGAAGTCGGCCAGGACGCGCTCGGCCAGGTGCGCGCCGCCGAGGCCGTGCTCCAGGAGGCGATCGCCCCCGCGACCGGGGACTTCGACTTCGGCGCCGTGCGCTCGGCCGCGCGCGCCCTGCCGGACAGCACCCTCGTCAAGATCATCCCCGGTTTCGGCCTCCAGGAGACCGCCCCCGTCCAGGTCATGGTGCTCACGCTGAAGCAGGCCGTGCGCCAGGCCCTGGTCGAGCCGTTCGGCAACCACGCCTTCTGGGAGCGGACCGACGCCGCGCTGGCCCAGGTCTTCCTCGGCCTCGGCGACCAGGAGGGAGAGGCCCACCTGACCTTCCGGGACGGCGCCGACGGCACCCGCTACTTCTGCAACCTGCTCTTCGCGCTCCAGGACGAGGAGACCGACGGTCACCTCTACCTCGTCGCCTTCCGGGTCGAGGTGACCGTGGGCGCGGACAGGGCGGCGCTCCTGTCGCTCGGCGCCGAGGACACCGTGGCGGTGACCCTCCGCGTCGATGCCATCAGCGTGCGCCAGGAGCTCGCCCCCACCGGCTGA